A genomic window from Gemmatimonadaceae bacterium includes:
- a CDS encoding HAD-IA family hydrolase, protein MSRAPYAVLFDLDGTLVDSIELLVASMEYAFEGRTRRPSVPEWLALIGTPLDRMLARWADDVEEVDLLRARYREHQLLHHDSMLKLYPGMVETVRSLHADGHALAVVTSKLEVGARRALKFAQIEECFAAVVGIDQTTRHKPDPEPVQYALAQLQVPAERALFVGDSTHDMQAGRAAGVRTGAVLWGPYTRAELEPTAPDYWFERAEELPPLVARLARG, encoded by the coding sequence ATGAGCCGGGCGCCGTATGCCGTGCTGTTCGACCTCGACGGCACGTTGGTGGATTCCATTGAGTTGCTGGTGGCGAGTATGGAATACGCCTTCGAGGGGCGTACGCGCCGGCCCAGCGTGCCGGAGTGGCTGGCGTTGATCGGCACGCCGCTGGACCGGATGTTGGCGCGCTGGGCCGATGACGTCGAGGAGGTGGACCTGCTGCGGGCGCGATACCGCGAGCACCAGTTGCTGCATCACGACTCGATGCTGAAGCTGTACCCCGGGATGGTGGAGACCGTGCGGAGCTTGCACGCCGACGGGCACGCGCTGGCGGTGGTGACGAGCAAGCTGGAGGTGGGGGCGCGGCGCGCGCTCAAGTTCGCGCAGATCGAGGAGTGCTTTGCGGCGGTGGTCGGGATCGACCAGACGACGCGGCACAAGCCGGATCCGGAGCCGGTGCAGTATGCGCTGGCGCAGCTGCAGGTGCCGGCGGAGCGCGCGTTGTTCGTGGGTGACAGCACGCACGATATGCAGGCGGGGCGCGCGGCCGGGGTGCGCACGGGGGCCGTGCTGTGGGGGCCGTACACGCGGGCGGAGTTGGAGCCGACGGCGCCGGACTATTGGTTTGAGCGGGCGGAGGAGTTGCCACCGCTCGTCGCGAGACTGGCACGCGGCTGA
- a CDS encoding carboxypeptidase regulatory-like domain-containing protein: protein MRFAQVAFLVTAAVPLSAQTTVRGVLYDSLRYAGIEGAVVTVVGDARMGTRTDARGMFALVGVDAGNHIIRFVHPRLDSLGLESIDVPVSIDDGVEEIEIFAATPSLYRALNLLCGESPESTNRVVVRVADRAGHAVAEAGVRLEWIETGFARSRSTRSTSSNRNVAATTDEQGMAVVCEVPSPGALVERGPQVVRISPLRVSASRGSRSAGPFSIEEAGPGVLVLSLVADDGKDPVTIAGRVAQADGQSVPGARVRIEELNVGTVTDSIGAFLLRGVPARSQDLVVSAIGYRPSRVIVSPDADAVFDVGVVHLDSLATALDTVRITATALPGSAARFDDRRRVLSGTFLDSADLSKMPRVTPSFLAGRVPRALILNPLGGPRTFVFRRPGLGGENICVPRLFVDGQDQGPLDVGQLEELLDRAKRIEVYRANFAPPEFTDFAGCGAVVVWTK from the coding sequence GTGCGATTCGCACAGGTCGCCTTTCTCGTCACGGCGGCTGTGCCGCTGAGTGCCCAGACCACCGTGCGCGGAGTGCTCTACGATTCGCTGCGGTACGCGGGCATCGAAGGTGCCGTGGTGACCGTTGTCGGCGATGCACGAATGGGAACCAGAACTGACGCGCGGGGGATGTTCGCGCTGGTTGGAGTCGACGCTGGCAACCACATCATCCGGTTCGTGCATCCTCGGCTTGATTCGCTGGGGCTCGAGTCCATCGATGTGCCTGTGTCCATCGATGATGGCGTGGAGGAGATAGAGATCTTTGCCGCCACGCCGAGCTTGTATCGCGCACTCAACCTCCTCTGTGGTGAGTCGCCTGAGAGCACCAATCGCGTGGTTGTTCGAGTGGCGGACAGAGCGGGTCACGCGGTCGCCGAGGCAGGCGTACGGCTAGAGTGGATTGAGACCGGATTCGCGCGATCTAGAAGCACGAGGAGCACCAGTAGCAACAGGAACGTGGCAGCTACGACCGATGAGCAGGGAATGGCGGTCGTCTGCGAAGTGCCATCGCCGGGAGCGTTGGTCGAAAGAGGACCGCAAGTAGTGCGCATCTCTCCACTTCGCGTCTCGGCAAGTCGCGGAAGCCGAAGCGCCGGTCCCTTCTCGATTGAAGAGGCTGGCCCCGGCGTTCTTGTGCTCAGTCTGGTCGCCGACGACGGCAAAGATCCGGTCACCATAGCTGGCCGAGTCGCTCAGGCCGATGGGCAGTCCGTACCGGGTGCGCGGGTACGGATTGAGGAACTCAACGTCGGGACCGTCACCGATTCGATTGGAGCGTTCCTGCTGCGGGGCGTGCCGGCACGTAGCCAGGATCTAGTGGTCTCGGCAATCGGCTATCGACCGTCGCGAGTGATCGTGTCACCTGATGCAGATGCCGTGTTTGACGTCGGAGTTGTCCACCTCGATTCGCTTGCGACCGCACTCGACACCGTCCGCATCACGGCGACCGCGTTGCCGGGCAGTGCGGCCCGCTTCGACGATCGGCGGCGCGTCCTGTCCGGCACGTTTCTCGACTCTGCTGACCTATCGAAGATGCCGCGCGTCACGCCAAGCTTCCTGGCCGGTCGGGTACCCCGCGCCCTGATCCTCAATCCGCTCGGGGGGCCACGGACGTTTGTCTTCCGCCGTCCGGGGCTCGGCGGTGAGAACATCTGCGTGCCACGGTTGTTCGTGGATGGTCAAGACCAAGGACCTCTCGATGTCGGCCAACTCGAGGAGTTGTTGGACCGAGCGAAACGAATCGAGGTGTACCGTGCGAACTTTGCGCCCCCAGAGTTCACGGATTTTGCTGGCTGCGGTGCAGTCGTCGTCTGGACCAAGTAG